ACAATCGATTTGAGCAGCCTCTATATAGATATTACTAAGGATCGGCTGTACTGCGATGCGCTCTGCTCCGAGCGTAGGCGCACCGCGCAGTGGGTCATGTATAATGTTTTCGACGCCCTGTGTCGTCTTATGGCACCTATCCTGGTTTTCACTACTGAAGAGGCCTGGGGACATTTGCACCCTGGTGAGTCGGTTCATCTCCAACACTTTCCACGGGGGACACATAATGTAGGAGAGAGGGAGATTATGCACAAGTTTTCACAACTTCTAGAGGTGCGTTCTAAAGTTGGTATTGCCATTGAAACTGCTCGAAAATCGAACGTAATTGGCACTCCGCTTCAGGCACGTGTATTGATACGAACTACTAACCAACAAACCATCGCTTGTTTTCAGGAGAGACCTGAAGAGATAGAGGAAGTATTAATTCTTAGCGATCTAGCAATCCTTCAGGATTCCGTTGATTCCATTTCTATTGTCCCGACTTCCTACCGAAAGTGCGCACGCTGCTGGCGGCATCGTAGGGAGGTTGGAGAAATGCCAACCCACGACTTATGCGGACGTTGCTATGATGTGCTCCAGCGGATGGAAAAGAGTCATGATAATTCTCCTTGCTGTGACTTCTTATCTACTTGACCGAGCAACAAAATTCTTGGTTTTTCAGCACCTTCCTCTCTTTTCTTCGGTTCCTATTGTTTACAATGTCTTCTACCTAGTCCATATTCAGAACACTGGGGCTGCTTTCGGGATATTCCAGGACCGCAACTGTCTCCTCGCCGTGCTGGCGTTGGTTGCGCTTGCAGCGATGGGAATCCTACTCGCGCTAGGGGCATTCCGCACCCCTTTCGGGAGATGGAGCGTGGGCCTGTATCTAGCTGGGATTTCTGGAAATCTAACCGACCGTCTCTTGTATGGAAGTGTGATGGATATCTTTGATCTTGTGGTCCCATTTTTTGGGCACTGGCCAGCGTTTAATATGGCGGATTCTTACATCTGCATTGCAACTGGCTTATTTCTTTATGATTCCCTTCATGAAGGGGATGTGCGGCCTCCAACTGATAACCCATCCAAGCTTTAAGTTAATTGTAGACTGCCCTTCTTCTAGTAGAAGACTTCCTGGGTCTGGGGGGTCTGGAGATGTTTTCCCCCCTGAGATAGTTGGAGCCAAATCCCCTATCTAGGATCTCTCCCCCTTGAATAAATCCCTGCAAGATGTTTTCCCGACAGGTTTCAAGGGGTGTTCTCACCAGGTCCCCCCTGGGTAGATAGCTGGTAAGGCTTGCAGATCTAGAGGAAGGTTATGGGCCTCAAAAGTCTCTATCTCTAGCCGAACTAGATGAATAAATGGGCATCCAAAGTCTGGAGTGGTACTTCCACTTCGGTCTACAATGGTAGCTATGGCCACAACGACCCCCCCCAAGGATTGAATAATATCACTAGTCTGCCGCACTCTTCCACCTCGGGTAACGACATCTTCTGCAATAGCGATCTTTTCTCCAGGAGAAATGGTAAATCCCCGTCGCAAGGCCAGCTCCCCATCCGGGCCTTTCTCGGCGAACATATGGCGCCCGTTGAGATGGCGCGCAATTTCTTGTCCCACTAGAATTCCTCCTAAAGCTGGAGAGACAATGGTCTTGCAGCCAAAAGGAAGTAACTTTTCTGCTAGCAAACCGCAGATATATTCGGCGGTCTTTGCATACTGTAGGAGGAGGGAACATTGGAAAAATTCTCTGCTGTGGAGCCCAGACCGCAAAACAAAGTGTCCTCGTAGCAAGGCACCAGCCCGGTGGAACAGATCGAGAAGCTCATTCATACGCCGCTAAATTTAAAGAGACCTTCTGGCGCTAACTCCAGCGGCCAGCATACTTACAAGTAGAAAGTAGAACCAGCTGGGAAATTAAAGAGGTTACAAAGCACGTGCTAAATAACAAGGGCGATATCACTCTTCTAATCTTGTTTAGAATCCACCACGAAGTACAGCCAACGGCTAAGTTATATGTCTTGTGCAGAAATTAAGTTGAACTAGAGTGAGTAGTATTGAACGAGGTCACTTGTAATTTCCTCGGCGCACTTATGATAAATACTTAACCTCTTGGATACGCTGTGCAGACATTGGACGCCTGGGCGGCTGGCCAGCCTGCGCGCGCGATTAGAGATTAATTACTTTCGGATTGTTCATTACATAGCTTCAAAGACTACCGGGCAACTGAAGAGACGGGTTTGCGAGCAGGTTACACACCTAACGTGAGGGTTTTATTCGCTTAGCTACTCTCTAAACGTGTAGGAGGGAAGTTCTGTCATTTTCTCTAGGGGGCTCCGCCATAGTTTTTGGCTAGAATCTCCTGGAGATACTACTAAAAGCCCTGCAGGGGCATATCAAACCGCTGTTCCTCCTTTGCGAGCTCTATCCTATAAAGGGCTCTATTGACCAAAAGTGCAGATTGTTTTTGGAAGTCAGCTGCAGTCTCTTCTTACCCTTCAAACTTTCATATCTCCCTCTTTGAGAAGAATTTTCCTTTTGACCGACGAGTAACGCTCTTCCACCTTGGT
This DNA window, taken from Candidatus Xiphinematobacter sp., encodes the following:
- the lspA gene encoding signal peptidase II, whose amino-acid sequence is MIILLAVTSYLLDRATKFLVFQHLPLFSSVPIVYNVFYLVHIQNTGAAFGIFQDRNCLLAVLALVALAAMGILLALGAFRTPFGRWSVGLYLAGISGNLTDRLLYGSVMDIFDLVVPFFGHWPAFNMADSYICIATGLFLYDSLHEGDVRPPTDNPSKL
- a CDS encoding orotate phosphoribosyltransferase; amino-acid sequence: MNELLDLFHRAGALLRGHFVLRSGLHSREFFQCSLLLQYAKTAEYICGLLAEKLLPFGCKTIVSPALGGILVGQEIARHLNGRHMFAEKGPDGELALRRGFTISPGEKIAIAEDVVTRGGRVRQTSDIIQSLGGVVVAIATIVDRSGSTTPDFGCPFIHLVRLEIETFEAHNLPLDLQALPAIYPGGTW